Proteins encoded together in one Janthinobacterium tructae window:
- the fabZ gene encoding 3-hydroxyacyl-ACP dehydratase FabZ has protein sequence MTTEKKTLDILAIKSLLPHRYPLLLVDRVLDWEANKTITAIKNVTVNEEFFQGHFPHKPVMPGVLMIEALAQTAALLSFLSMGVKPDENSVVYFVGIDNARFKRPVEPGDQLKMDVEILRVSRGIWKYKAVGSVDGKVALEAELMCTIRSAQDASQSASQPAVQ, from the coding sequence ATGACTACTGAAAAAAAGACCCTCGACATCCTGGCTATCAAATCGCTGCTGCCGCACCGCTATCCGCTGCTGCTGGTTGACCGCGTGCTGGACTGGGAAGCGAACAAAACCATCACCGCCATCAAGAACGTGACGGTCAACGAAGAGTTCTTCCAGGGCCATTTCCCGCACAAACCGGTCATGCCCGGCGTGCTGATGATCGAAGCGCTGGCGCAAACGGCGGCCTTGCTGTCGTTCCTGTCGATGGGCGTCAAGCCCGACGAAAACTCGGTGGTGTACTTTGTCGGCATCGACAATGCGCGCTTCAAGCGTCCGGTCGAACCGGGCGACCAGCTGAAGATGGATGTGGAAATCCTGCGCGTCTCGCGCGGCATCTGGAAATACAAGGCAGTCGGCTCGGTCGACGGCAAAGTGGCGCTGGAAGCGGAATTGATGTGCACCATCCGTAGCGCCCAGGATGCGAGCCAGTCTGCGAGCCAGCCAGCGGTGCAGTGA
- the lpxA gene encoding acyl-ACP--UDP-N-acetylglucosamine O-acyltransferase, translated as MAAIHSTAVIDPKAELDSSVEVGPYTIIGPHVRIGAGTKVGPHVVIDGHTTIGSDNHLFQFSSIGAQPQDKKWAGEATRLDIGDRNTIREFCTFNTGTVQGGGVTRLGNDNWISAYVHLAHDCLVGNNTIFSNNAQLAGHVEIGDWVIMSGFANVHQFCKIGAHAFVGMSTSLTQDVPPFVLLNGNPAQAHGVNIEGLKRRGFTREQINGIRAAYKLIYRSGLTLEESKAALFEEEQASSPEVAQHIRAMREFLGVASRGIVR; from the coding sequence ATGGCGGCCATCCACTCTACGGCAGTCATCGATCCGAAGGCTGAGCTCGATAGCTCGGTCGAGGTGGGTCCGTATACCATCATCGGTCCGCACGTGCGCATCGGCGCCGGCACCAAAGTTGGCCCGCACGTGGTCATCGACGGCCACACGACGATCGGCAGCGACAATCACCTGTTCCAGTTTTCCTCCATCGGCGCGCAGCCGCAGGATAAAAAATGGGCGGGCGAGGCGACGCGCCTGGACATCGGCGACCGCAACACCATCCGCGAATTCTGCACCTTCAATACGGGCACCGTGCAAGGTGGCGGCGTGACGCGCCTGGGCAATGACAACTGGATCTCGGCGTATGTGCACCTGGCGCACGACTGCCTGGTCGGCAACAACACGATTTTCTCGAACAATGCCCAGCTGGCGGGCCATGTGGAGATCGGCGACTGGGTCATCATGAGCGGTTTCGCCAATGTGCACCAGTTCTGCAAGATCGGCGCGCACGCCTTTGTCGGCATGAGCACCAGCCTGACGCAGGACGTGCCACCGTTTGTCCTGTTGAATGGCAATCCGGCGCAGGCGCATGGCGTCAATATCGAGGGCTTGAAACGCCGCGGCTTTACGCGCGAGCAGATCAACGGCATCCGCGCCGCGTATAAACTCATCTACCGCTCGGGACTGACCCTGGAAGAATCCAAGGCAGCCCTGTTCGAAGAAGAGCAGGCCTCGTCGCCGGAAGTGGCGCAACACATTCGCGCCATGCGTGAATTTTTGGGCGTGGCGTCGCGTGGCATCGTCCGCTGA
- the lpxB gene encoding lipid-A-disaccharide synthase yields the protein MASSADQASGLSVANVAIVAGEVSGDLLASRLLSGLVPQLPGARFHGIGGEHMAKQGFVSDWPLDKLTVRGLFEIIPRYREIKGIQNALRDQLLAERPAVFIGADYPGFNLGLEQQLKEGGIPTVHYIGPQIWAWRGGRIKKIIKAVSHMLVIFPFEEEIYRKAGVPVTYVGHPLAEMIPLQPDEAAARRTLGLPEDANVVTLMPGSRMGELKYNTVAFVGACKLLLARDRSLRFVAPMAGAKQRQYFLQLIAEAGLQDVEILLTDGGSHTAICAADAVLVASGTASLEVALYKKPMVIAYKMMRASWEIMRHMGYQPWIGLPNILARDYLVPELLQNAASPEALAEAVWQQLSDVPGRLRLVQRFTDMHHSLLRDSARESANAVMQVIAANRK from the coding sequence GTGGCATCGTCCGCTGACCAGGCCAGCGGCCTGTCGGTCGCCAACGTCGCCATCGTCGCCGGCGAGGTGTCGGGCGACCTGCTGGCCAGCCGGCTGCTGTCCGGCCTGGTGCCGCAGCTGCCCGGCGCGCGCTTCCACGGCATCGGCGGCGAGCACATGGCCAAGCAGGGCTTTGTGTCCGACTGGCCGCTCGACAAGCTGACCGTACGCGGCCTGTTCGAGATCATTCCCCGCTACCGCGAAATCAAGGGCATCCAGAACGCGCTGCGCGACCAGCTGCTGGCCGAGCGTCCTGCCGTCTTCATCGGCGCCGACTATCCCGGCTTCAACCTGGGGCTGGAACAGCAACTGAAGGAGGGGGGCATCCCCACCGTGCACTACATCGGGCCGCAGATCTGGGCCTGGCGCGGTGGACGGATCAAGAAAATCATCAAGGCCGTCTCGCACATGCTGGTGATCTTCCCCTTCGAGGAAGAAATCTACCGCAAGGCGGGCGTGCCCGTCACCTATGTCGGCCATCCGCTGGCTGAAATGATCCCCCTGCAGCCTGACGAAGCGGCTGCGCGCCGCACCCTGGGCTTGCCGGAAGACGCGAATGTCGTGACCCTGATGCCGGGCAGCCGCATGGGCGAACTCAAATACAATACGGTGGCCTTTGTCGGCGCCTGCAAGCTGCTGCTGGCGCGCGACCGCTCCTTGCGTTTCGTCGCACCCATGGCCGGCGCGAAGCAGCGCCAGTACTTCCTGCAGCTGATAGCAGAAGCTGGCTTGCAGGACGTCGAGATATTGCTCACCGATGGCGGCTCGCACACGGCCATCTGCGCCGCCGATGCGGTATTGGTGGCATCCGGCACGGCGTCGCTGGAAGTGGCGCTGTACAAGAAGCCCATGGTCATCGCCTACAAGATGATGCGCGCCTCGTGGGAAATCATGCGCCACATGGGCTACCAGCCGTGGATCGGGCTGCCCAACATCCTGGCGCGCGATTACCTGGTGCCCGAGCTGCTGCAAAACGCGGCCAGCCCGGAAGCACTGGCCGAGGCCGTGTGGCAGCAGCTGAGCGACGTGCCGGGCCGTTTGCGCCTGGTGCAGCGTTTCACGGACATGCACCACAGTCTGCTGCGCGACAGCGCGCGCGAGAGCGCCAACGCCGTCATGCAAGTCATCGCCGCCAACCGCAAGTAA
- the rnhB gene encoding ribonuclease HII, whose product MKNIYPGLFDDLPFSLDEIICGVDEAGRGPLAGPVFAAAVILDPNQPIDGLRDSKKLTEAKRDLLAPQIKAKALAWAIAEASEEEIDRLNILQASMLAMRRAVEALSTVPTLALIDGNRCPVMPIRGMAIIGGDDKVDSISAASILAKTARDAALVHLHAAYPEYCFDQHKGYGTKLHLERLHLHGASPVHRRSFAPVRNVIALFGAQEVVA is encoded by the coding sequence GTGAAAAATATCTATCCCGGCCTGTTTGACGACTTGCCATTCTCGCTCGATGAAATCATCTGCGGCGTCGACGAGGCAGGCCGCGGTCCGCTGGCCGGCCCCGTGTTCGCCGCCGCCGTGATCCTCGACCCGAACCAGCCGATCGACGGCCTGCGCGACTCGAAAAAGCTCACTGAAGCCAAGCGCGACCTGCTGGCGCCGCAAATCAAGGCCAAGGCCCTGGCCTGGGCCATCGCCGAAGCATCCGAAGAGGAAATCGACCGCCTGAACATTTTGCAGGCGTCGATGCTGGCCATGCGCCGCGCCGTCGAGGCGTTGAGTACCGTGCCGACCCTGGCCCTGATCGACGGCAACCGCTGCCCCGTGATGCCGATACGCGGCATGGCCATCATCGGTGGAGACGACAAGGTCGATTCGATTTCCGCCGCCTCGATCCTGGCCAAGACGGCGCGCGACGCGGCCCTGGTGCACTTGCATGCGGCCTATCCCGAGTACTGCTTCGACCAGCACAAGGGCTATGGCACCAAGCTGCACCTGGAGCGCTTGCACCTGCACGGCGCCTCGCCCGTGCACCGCCGTTCGTTCGCGCCCGTGCGCAACGTGATCGCCCTGTTTGGCGCGCAGGAGGTGGTGGCATGA
- a CDS encoding TrmH family RNA methyltransferase — protein sequence MKTITSRDNVQYKELLKLAGSSQARRKSGRTLLDGVHLCQSYLQLRGMPEQCIVSESALRNPEVMEIVGQLESQRAHVLGLPDALYHAVSQVEHGVGVMFLIETPERAVTQPLSVSAVLLDNLQDPGNVGSILRSAAAAGITQVYCSAGTAFCWSPKVLRAAMGAHFVLDVFENVDLAALVSGAKVATLATSGYATQRLYDVDLRQPVAWLFGHEGQGVADDLLSMATHQVVIPHLGQIESLNVAACAAVCFFEQLRQGQA from the coding sequence ATGAAGACGATTACCTCGCGCGACAATGTGCAATACAAGGAGCTGCTGAAGCTGGCGGGCAGTTCGCAGGCGCGCCGCAAGTCCGGCCGCACCTTGCTAGACGGCGTGCACCTGTGCCAGTCCTACCTGCAGCTGCGCGGCATGCCGGAGCAGTGTATCGTCAGCGAAAGCGCCTTGCGCAATCCGGAAGTGATGGAGATCGTCGGCCAGCTGGAAAGCCAGAGAGCGCACGTACTGGGCTTGCCCGATGCGCTGTATCACGCGGTGAGCCAGGTCGAACACGGCGTGGGCGTGATGTTCCTCATCGAGACGCCGGAACGGGCCGTCACGCAGCCCCTGAGCGTGTCGGCCGTGCTGCTCGATAACCTGCAAGACCCGGGCAATGTGGGCTCCATCCTGCGCAGCGCGGCCGCCGCCGGCATCACGCAGGTGTACTGCAGCGCCGGCACGGCCTTCTGCTGGTCGCCGAAGGTGCTGCGCGCGGCGATGGGAGCGCACTTCGTGCTCGATGTCTTTGAAAATGTCGACCTGGCCGCACTCGTTTCCGGCGCGAAGGTGGCGACGCTCGCTACCAGCGGCTACGCCACCCAGCGATTGTACGACGTCGACCTGCGCCAGCCCGTCGCCTGGCTGTTCGGCCATGAAGGGCAGGGCGTGGCCGACGACCTGCTGTCGATGGCGACGCACCAGGTGGTCATTCCCCACTTGGGCCAGATCGAATCGCTGAACGTGGCTGCCTGCGCCGCCGTGTGCTTCTTCGAACAGCTGCGCCAGGGCCAGGCCTGA
- a CDS encoding aminotransferase class V-fold PLP-dependent enzyme: MSFPVLADGAARDEAWWRQVAAFYPAPPDAIVNLEHGYFGAMAAPVQAAFEQAVRYTNEQLSPFVRGEFTRTHVDIVRRRLAALIHAEPHEILLTRSGTESMQVLITQYHSLAPGDTVLWSNLDYPATRTAMRWLAQRRGVTSTQVTLGLPISDDEIIARYAQAMRQAVRPKLLLLSQVTPANGQQLPLRALIALAREHGIDVVLDSAHALGQVALDVRAMDVDFAGFNLHKWLGAPPGLGFVYIRAAQLHKIEPHFGDDDYPLDDIRCRLHMGMPPIGAILAAPAALDFHERLGGTPAKTARLAWLRNYWVSRAAQLPGVRLLSPQDALRGTALVAFAVDGMDARALQQALLHRFGVFTVQRNIGDMDVVRATVAVTTATAELDQLVAALTVLSSEANSSERNA, translated from the coding sequence ATGTCTTTCCCTGTGCTCGCTGACGGTGCCGCACGTGACGAGGCCTGGTGGCGCCAGGTCGCCGCGTTTTATCCCGCGCCGCCGGACGCCATCGTCAATCTGGAGCATGGCTATTTCGGCGCCATGGCCGCGCCCGTGCAAGCCGCCTTCGAGCAGGCCGTGCGCTACACGAATGAGCAGCTGAGTCCATTCGTGCGCGGCGAATTCACGCGCACGCATGTGGATATTGTGCGCCGGCGCCTGGCCGCGCTGATCCACGCCGAGCCGCACGAGATTCTGCTGACGCGCAGCGGCACCGAGTCCATGCAGGTGCTGATCACGCAATACCATAGCCTGGCGCCCGGCGATACCGTGTTGTGGAGTAATCTCGACTATCCGGCCACGCGCACGGCCATGCGCTGGCTGGCGCAGCGCCGTGGCGTCACCAGCACGCAAGTCACATTGGGCTTGCCCATCAGCGATGACGAGATCATCGCCCGCTATGCGCAAGCCATGCGCCAGGCCGTCCGGCCGAAACTGCTGCTGTTGTCGCAGGTGACGCCTGCGAATGGCCAGCAGTTGCCGCTGCGCGCCTTGATTGCGCTGGCGCGCGAACACGGTATCGATGTCGTGCTCGATAGTGCACATGCCCTGGGGCAGGTGGCGCTCGATGTGCGGGCGATGGATGTCGATTTTGCCGGTTTTAATTTACATAAATGGCTGGGTGCTCCGCCGGGGCTGGGCTTTGTGTATATCCGCGCCGCGCAGCTGCACAAGATCGAGCCGCATTTCGGCGACGATGATTATCCATTGGACGATATCCGCTGTCGTCTGCACATGGGCATGCCGCCGATCGGCGCCATCCTTGCCGCGCCCGCCGCGCTCGACTTTCATGAACGCCTGGGCGGCACGCCAGCCAAGACGGCACGCCTGGCCTGGCTGAGGAATTACTGGGTCAGCCGCGCCGCGCAACTGCCTGGCGTACGCCTGCTGTCGCCGCAGGATGCGCTGCGTGGCACGGCGCTGGTGGCCTTTGCCGTCGATGGCATGGACGCACGCGCGCTGCAACAGGCCTTGCTGCACCGTTTCGGGGTCTTTACCGTGCAGCGCAATATCGGCGACATGGACGTCGTGCGCGCCACGGTGGCCGTCACCACCGCCACCGCTGAACTGGATCAACTGGTCGCCGCGCTGACGGTGCTGTCCAGCGAGGCGAACTCCAGCGAGAGGAACGCCTGA
- the ppsR gene encoding posphoenolpyruvate synthetase regulatory kinase/phosphorylase PpsR, with amino-acid sequence MTQDPRPPLPSAARTVFFVSDGTGITAETFGHSVLTQFDLRFRQIRLPFIDTMDKAYEAARKINEAFVTDGQRPIIFSTLVKNDLSAVIRKSSGMHMDLIQTFVAPLEQELGVMSTHTIGRSHNIVDSEEYKNRIEAINYSLAHDDGQSHKNLSSADVILVGVSRSGKTPTSLYLAMQYGIKAANYPLIPDDFERDKLPSALLEFKNKIFGLSITPERLSEIRNERRAGSKYAAIENCRYEVNEAEKMMKREGIRWLSSTTKSIEEISTTILQEIKPNRRDY; translated from the coding sequence ATGACACAAGATCCACGCCCCCCCCTGCCCTCCGCGGCGCGCACCGTCTTCTTCGTTTCCGACGGCACCGGCATCACCGCCGAGACCTTCGGCCACTCGGTGCTGACGCAGTTCGATCTGCGTTTCCGCCAGATCCGCCTGCCCTTCATCGATACCATGGACAAGGCCTACGAGGCGGCGCGCAAGATCAACGAAGCCTTCGTCACCGATGGCCAGCGCCCGATCATTTTCTCCACCCTGGTGAAGAACGACCTGTCGGCCGTGATCCGCAAGTCCAGCGGCATGCACATGGACCTGATCCAGACCTTTGTCGCCCCGCTGGAGCAGGAACTGGGCGTGATGTCGACCCACACCATCGGGCGCTCGCACAATATCGTCGACAGCGAAGAATACAAAAATCGCATCGAGGCGATCAACTATTCGCTGGCGCACGACGATGGCCAGTCGCACAAGAACCTGTCCTCGGCCGATGTCATTCTGGTGGGTGTTTCGCGCTCTGGCAAGACCCCGACCAGCCTGTATCTGGCCATGCAATACGGTATCAAGGCGGCCAATTATCCGCTGATTCCCGACGATTTCGAGCGCGACAAGCTGCCTTCCGCCCTGCTGGAATTTAAGAATAAAATTTTCGGATTAAGCATTACGCCCGAACGTTTGTCGGAAATACGCAACGAAAGACGCGCTGGAAGCAAGTATGCGGCCATTGAAAATTGCCGTTACGAGGTCAACGAGGCGGAAAAAATGATGAAACGCGAAGGCATCCGCTGGCTCTCCTCGACCACCAAGTCGATCGAAGAGATCTCCACCACGATCCTGCAAGAGATCAAGCCGAACCGTCGCGATTACTAG
- the ppsA gene encoding phosphoenolpyruvate synthase: MTNAVSQQQEDKDAVYVASFEHLRMTDVESVGGKNASLGEMISQLAEAGVRVPGGFATTAQAFRDFLSYSANGGLPLAERIAQRLEGLNIDDVRSLAQAGAEIRQWIVETPFQPRLAAEIDQFYAKLVADSDTEMSFAVRSSATAEDLPDASFAGQQETFLNVVGIDNVLDAMKQVFASLYNDRAISYRVHKGFTHAEVALSAGVQRMVRSDLGAAGVMFTIDTESGFKDVVFVTSSYGLGETVVQGAVNPDEFYVHKPMLEKGKSPVIRRNIGSKLLKMEFTNEAKAGRSVKTVDVPVEMRNRYSLNDSEVVELAKYAVIIENHYGRPMDIEWGKDGRDGKLYILQARPETVKSQQKATDVQERFKLKSTGTVLTSGRAIGQKIGAGPVRVIHDPADMERVQPGDVLVADMTDPNWEPVMKRASAIVTNRGGRTCHAAIIARELGVPAVVGCGNATDVLKDGTFVTVVCSEGDEGKIYDGLLETEVSEVSRGELPKLDTKIMLNVGNPQLAFDFQSVPNAGVGLARLEFIINNNIGVHPRAILEYPNIDADLKKAVESVARGHASPKAFYIDKLAEGIATIAAAFWPKKVIVRLSDFKSNEYKKLIGGSRYEPDEENPMLGFRGAARYLSADFSEAFNMECEAMKRVRNDMGLTNVEIMVPFVRTLGQAEKVIDLLAKNGLKRGENDLRVIMMCEVPSNAILADQFLDHFDGFSIGSNDLTQLTLGLDRDSGMELLAADFDERDPAVKALLSLAIKACLARGKYIGICGQGPSDHPDFAVWLMEQGIESMSLNPDSVIDTWQKLAALKA; this comes from the coding sequence ATGACCAACGCAGTATCGCAACAGCAGGAAGACAAGGACGCGGTGTATGTTGCCTCGTTCGAGCATTTGCGCATGACGGATGTCGAATCCGTCGGCGGCAAGAACGCCTCACTGGGCGAAATGATCAGCCAGCTGGCGGAAGCCGGCGTGCGCGTGCCCGGTGGCTTTGCCACCACGGCGCAGGCATTCCGCGATTTCCTGTCGTATAGCGCCAACGGCGGCTTGCCGCTGGCCGAACGCATCGCCCAGCGCCTCGAAGGGCTGAACATCGATGACGTGCGCTCGCTGGCGCAAGCCGGCGCCGAGATCCGTCAATGGATCGTGGAAACGCCATTCCAGCCACGCCTGGCCGCCGAAATCGACCAGTTCTACGCCAAGCTGGTGGCCGATTCCGACACGGAAATGTCGTTTGCCGTGCGTTCCTCGGCCACGGCGGAAGATTTGCCGGATGCGTCTTTTGCTGGTCAGCAAGAAACCTTCCTGAACGTGGTCGGCATCGACAACGTGCTCGACGCCATGAAACAGGTGTTCGCGTCGCTGTACAACGACCGTGCCATCTCGTACCGCGTGCACAAGGGCTTTACGCACGCGGAAGTAGCCTTGTCGGCCGGCGTGCAGCGCATGGTGCGTTCCGACCTGGGCGCGGCTGGCGTGATGTTCACCATCGACACGGAATCGGGCTTCAAGGACGTGGTCTTCGTCACCTCCAGCTATGGCCTGGGCGAGACCGTGGTGCAGGGCGCCGTCAATCCCGACGAATTCTATGTGCACAAACCGATGCTGGAAAAAGGCAAGTCGCCTGTGATCCGCCGCAATATCGGCTCGAAACTGCTGAAAATGGAATTTACGAACGAAGCGAAAGCTGGCCGTTCCGTGAAAACCGTCGACGTGCCCGTCGAAATGCGCAACCGCTACTCGCTGAACGACAGCGAAGTGGTGGAACTGGCAAAGTACGCCGTCATCATCGAGAACCACTACGGCCGTCCGATGGACATCGAGTGGGGCAAGGATGGCCGCGACGGCAAGCTGTACATCCTGCAAGCGCGTCCTGAAACCGTCAAGTCGCAGCAAAAGGCGACCGATGTGCAGGAACGCTTCAAGCTGAAAAGCACGGGCACCGTGCTGACCTCGGGCCGCGCCATCGGCCAGAAGATCGGCGCCGGCCCTGTGCGCGTGATTCACGACCCGGCCGATATGGAACGCGTGCAGCCAGGCGACGTGCTCGTTGCCGACATGACGGACCCGAACTGGGAACCGGTCATGAAGCGTGCATCGGCCATCGTCACCAACCGTGGTGGCCGTACTTGCCACGCGGCAATTATTGCGCGTGAACTCGGCGTGCCTGCCGTCGTCGGCTGCGGTAACGCCACCGATGTGCTGAAAGACGGTACCTTCGTCACCGTGGTGTGCTCCGAAGGCGATGAGGGCAAGATCTACGATGGCTTGCTGGAAACGGAAGTGTCGGAAGTGTCGCGCGGCGAATTGCCGAAGCTCGATACCAAGATCATGCTCAACGTGGGCAATCCGCAACTGGCGTTCGACTTCCAGTCCGTGCCGAATGCCGGCGTGGGCCTGGCCCGCCTGGAATTCATCATCAATAACAATATTGGTGTGCACCCGCGCGCGATCCTGGAATACCCGAACATCGACGCCGACCTGAAAAAGGCCGTGGAATCGGTGGCGCGTGGCCACGCTTCGCCAAAAGCGTTCTATATCGACAAGCTGGCCGAAGGCATCGCCACCATCGCCGCCGCGTTCTGGCCGAAAAAAGTCATCGTTCGCCTGTCCGACTTCAAGTCGAACGAGTACAAGAAGCTGATCGGCGGTTCGCGCTACGAGCCGGACGAGGAAAACCCGATGCTGGGCTTCCGCGGCGCGGCGCGCTACCTGTCGGCCGACTTCTCCGAAGCGTTCAACATGGAATGCGAAGCGATGAAGCGCGTGCGCAATGACATGGGCCTGACGAACGTGGAAATCATGGTGCCGTTCGTGCGCACCCTGGGCCAGGCCGAGAAAGTCATCGACCTGCTGGCGAAAAATGGCTTGAAGCGCGGCGAGAACGACTTGCGCGTCATCATGATGTGCGAAGTGCCATCGAACGCCATTCTGGCCGACCAGTTCCTCGACCATTTCGACGGCTTCTCGATCGGTTCGAACGACCTGACCCAGCTGACCCTGGGCCTGGACCGCGATTCCGGCATGGAATTGCTGGCCGCCGACTTCGACGAACGCGATCCAGCCGTCAAAGCACTGCTGTCGCTGGCCATCAAGGCTTGCCTGGCGCGCGGCAAGTACATCGGCATCTGCGGCCAGGGTCCTTCGGATCACCCTGACTTCGCCGTCTGGCTGATGGAGCAGGGCATCGAATCGATGTCCCTGAATCCGGACTCGGTGATCGACACCTGGCAAAAGCTCGCTGCGCTGAAAGCGTAA
- a CDS encoding Dps family protein, with the protein MASKKPSKAAKIDIGISEADRAKIAEGLSGLLADSYTLYLMTHNFHWNVKGPMFNTLHQMFMTQYTEQWGALDLIAERIRALGYPAPGTYKEFVKLASIKEIDGVPPALDMVSHLVAAQEATARTARRLFPLLEKANDQPTADLITQRLDLHEKTAWMLRSLLEE; encoded by the coding sequence ATGGCAAGCAAGAAACCGAGCAAAGCAGCAAAGATCGACATCGGTATTTCCGAGGCGGACCGCGCGAAGATCGCGGAAGGCCTGTCCGGCCTGCTGGCCGACAGCTATACCCTGTACCTGATGACGCACAATTTCCACTGGAACGTCAAAGGACCGATGTTCAATACGCTGCACCAGATGTTCATGACGCAATACACGGAGCAGTGGGGCGCGCTGGACCTGATCGCCGAGCGCATCCGCGCCCTCGGCTATCCGGCGCCGGGTACCTACAAGGAATTCGTCAAGCTGGCCTCGATCAAGGAAATCGACGGCGTGCCGCCGGCGCTGGACATGGTCAGCCACCTGGTGGCGGCACAAGAAGCGACCGCGCGCACGGCGCGCCGCTTGTTCCCGCTGCTGGAAAAAGCCAATGACCAGCCGACGGCCGACCTGATCACGCAGCGCCTCGATTTGCATGAAAAGACGGCGTGGATGCTGCGCAGCCTGCTCGAGGAGTAA
- a CDS encoding NfeD family protein, translating into MAEWVGWFVAAGAVLILELFTGTFYLLMIAIGIAAGGLVALAGGNGSWQAATAAIVGVAATLLLRRSRFGRAARRDAAQDPNVNLDIGQSVAVAHWVDGAARVMYRGALWDVELIAGSDTQAGHYTIRAVRGSRLIVG; encoded by the coding sequence ATGGCTGAATGGGTAGGCTGGTTTGTAGCGGCTGGCGCGGTATTGATCCTGGAACTGTTTACGGGCACGTTTTATTTGCTGATGATCGCCATCGGTATCGCTGCCGGAGGACTGGTGGCGCTGGCGGGCGGCAATGGCAGCTGGCAGGCCGCGACAGCCGCCATCGTCGGCGTGGCGGCCACGCTGTTATTGCGGCGCAGCCGTTTTGGCAGGGCGGCGCGGCGCGATGCAGCACAGGATCCGAATGTGAACCTGGATATCGGCCAAAGCGTGGCGGTCGCGCATTGGGTTGATGGCGCGGCGCGCGTCATGTATCGCGGCGCCTTGTGGGATGTGGAACTGATTGCCGGCAGCGATACGCAGGCCGGTCATTACACCATACGTGCCGTGCGTGGCAGTCGTTTGATTGTTGGATAA
- a CDS encoding SPFH domain-containing protein, which produces MEVSIGSMSLILLLLALVFVFKTVNVVPQQHAWVVERLGKFHAVLGPGLNIVVPFVDRIAYKHVLKEIPLDVPPQVCITRDNTQLQVDGILYFQITDAMRASYGSSNYIAAITQLAQTTLRSVIGKMELDKTFEERDHINTAIVNAIDESAANWGVKVLRYEIKDLTPPKEILHAMQAQITAEREKRALIAASEGRKQEQINIASGEREANIARSEGEKQASINRAEGQATAIVALAQASAEALRQVGAAIREPGGEDAVNLKVAEQYVGAFAQLAKTNNSIIVPANLGDMSGLIATAMQVVKTQKPKSSVTMP; this is translated from the coding sequence ATGGAAGTAAGCATCGGAAGCATGTCGCTGATCTTGTTATTGCTGGCATTGGTATTTGTCTTCAAGACGGTCAATGTGGTGCCGCAGCAGCATGCCTGGGTGGTGGAACGCCTGGGCAAGTTCCACGCGGTATTGGGTCCTGGCCTCAATATCGTTGTGCCTTTCGTCGACCGCATCGCTTACAAGCACGTGCTCAAGGAAATTCCACTCGACGTGCCGCCGCAGGTATGCATTACGCGTGACAATACGCAATTGCAGGTCGATGGCATTCTGTATTTTCAGATTACCGATGCCATGCGTGCTTCGTATGGCTCGTCGAATTATATTGCCGCCATTACGCAGTTGGCGCAAACGACCTTGCGTTCGGTGATCGGTAAAATGGAACTCGACAAGACATTTGAAGAGCGCGACCATATTAATACTGCCATCGTGAATGCCATCGATGAATCGGCGGCGAATTGGGGTGTCAAGGTATTGCGTTATGAAATCAAGGATTTGACGCCGCCCAAGGAGATTCTGCATGCGATGCAGGCGCAAATTACGGCCGAGCGCGAAAAGCGTGCACTGATTGCCGCTTCGGAAGGACGCAAGCAAGAGCAGATCAATATTGCCAGCGGTGAGCGCGAAGCGAACATTGCCCGCTCGGAAGGCGAAAAGCAGGCATCGATCAACCGCGCCGAAGGCCAGGCTACTGCCATCGTCGCGCTGGCGCAAGCCAGTGCCGAGGCGCTGCGCCAGGTGGGCGCCGCCATCCGCGAGCCGGGCGGTGAAGATGCCGTCAATCTGAAAGTGGCCGAACAGTATGTGGGCGCGTTCGCGCAATTGGCGAAAACGAATAACTCGATTATCGTGCCGGCCAATCTGGGCGATATGAGTGGTTTGATCGCCACGGCGATGCAGGTGGTGAAAACGCAGAAGCCGAAAAGCAGCGTGACTATGCCCTGA